The following coding sequences lie in one Thermomicrobium sp. 4228-Ro genomic window:
- a CDS encoding sigma-70 family RNA polymerase sigma factor — protein sequence MLQTASPSDSELLEAAQHGDEQAFTALHERYRAYVYRIALRIVGHRDDAEDICQDVFLRLYERPPILEGPKALQLWLARVTTNAALNVLRSRRRARFHWLRWFRLDWLDRSAGTDGETHVETSLLVRNVLERLSERDRALLALRASGMSYEDIAATLGLRQSSVGTLLARAERRFRQHYEALVQKTEEVAQ from the coding sequence GTGCTCCAGACAGCGAGCCCGAGTGACAGCGAACTCCTCGAGGCCGCGCAGCACGGTGACGAGCAGGCATTCACGGCGCTGCACGAGCGCTATCGGGCATACGTGTACCGGATCGCGCTCCGCATCGTCGGTCACCGGGACGATGCCGAGGACATCTGCCAGGACGTCTTCCTTCGCCTCTACGAGCGCCCACCGATCCTGGAAGGGCCGAAAGCCTTACAGCTCTGGTTGGCCCGCGTGACGACGAACGCCGCGCTGAACGTCCTGCGCAGCCGTCGCCGTGCGCGCTTCCACTGGCTCCGCTGGTTCCGGCTGGACTGGCTCGACCGCTCGGCAGGCACAGATGGTGAAACGCACGTCGAGACCTCGCTGCTCGTCCGGAACGTTCTGGAGCGGTTGTCCGAGCGCGATCGCGCGTTGCTGGCGCTCCGGGCGAGCGGCATGAGCTACGAAGACATCGCAGCGACGCTCGGTCTTCGCCAGAGTTCCGTCGGTACGCTGCTCGCTCGTGCCGAGCGTCGCTTCCGCCAGCACTATGAGGCGCTCGTCCAGAAAACGGAGGAGGTGGCACAATGA
- a CDS encoding ABC transporter ATP-binding protein: MEERDEQIPVTQWAIETRGLRKVYGDRVALEDLTITVGYGEVFGFLGPNGAGKTTAVKMLVGLIRPTAGDGRVLGYPLGDHRARRQIGYLPELFRFHDWLTGEELLDLHGQLYGLSRAERRRRIPEVLELVGLTEAARRRVRTYSKGMQQRIGIAQALLAAPRLVILDEPTSALDPLGRRDVRDLIRRLRAEGVTVFLNSHLLSEVEAVCDRVAFVNHGRVIAIGPLEELLRGELVVEFRLGALPDGALASLERIVQVEDVRSGERPVLVARAPDEAAIARAVDLLVAAGVPVFGVIPERRSLEDLFVRLIEDRGQPPA, encoded by the coding sequence ATGGAAGAGCGCGACGAGCAGATACCGGTGACACAGTGGGCCATCGAGACACGCGGTCTCCGGAAGGTCTACGGAGACCGCGTGGCGCTCGAGGACCTCACCATTACCGTCGGGTACGGCGAAGTCTTCGGCTTCCTCGGGCCCAATGGGGCCGGCAAGACGACCGCTGTCAAGATGCTCGTCGGACTGATCCGGCCGACGGCAGGTGACGGTCGGGTGCTCGGCTACCCACTCGGGGATCACCGGGCACGTCGTCAGATCGGCTATCTCCCAGAACTCTTCCGTTTCCACGACTGGCTGACCGGAGAGGAACTCCTCGACCTGCACGGGCAGCTGTACGGCTTGAGCCGGGCCGAGCGGCGTCGGCGCATTCCCGAAGTCCTCGAACTGGTCGGCCTCACCGAGGCTGCGCGGCGGCGTGTCCGCACGTATTCGAAGGGCATGCAGCAACGGATCGGGATCGCCCAGGCGCTCCTCGCGGCGCCTCGCCTCGTCATCCTCGACGAACCGACCTCGGCGCTCGACCCGCTCGGGCGTCGCGACGTCCGCGACCTGATCCGTCGCCTCCGGGCAGAAGGTGTGACCGTCTTTCTCAATTCCCATCTTTTGAGCGAAGTCGAGGCGGTCTGTGACCGTGTCGCCTTCGTCAACCACGGGCGCGTCATCGCGATCGGCCCACTAGAAGAACTCCTGCGCGGCGAGCTCGTCGTCGAGTTCCGCCTCGGTGCCTTGCCGGACGGTGCGCTCGCTTCGCTCGAGCGGATCGTTCAGGTGGAAGACGTCCGTTCCGGCGAGCGACCCGTTCTCGTCGCCCGGGCACCGGACGAAGCGGCCATCGCGCGTGCCGTCGACCTCCTGGTGGCAGCCGGTGTTCCGGTCTTCGGTGTCATCCCGGAGCGTCGCTCGCTGGAGGACCTGTTCGTCCGCCTGATCGAGGACAGGGGGCAGCCACCGGCATGA
- a CDS encoding ABC transporter permease subunit, with protein MSKALVIARLTFREGLRKKLVLGVVLLSVLFAALYVWGFHLFVQDWRAMEARRAASGTRTVFPYEVFASAMVLLGLWTVNFLAGVMTIFASVGTIASEIEQGTLHAIVSKPIRRWEIVLGKWLGYATMLAVYIGVMVAIVVLAARLIGDYTPPNVLRAYGLILLVALILLSLTLLGSTLFSTVANGVIVFMLYGMAITGGLVEQIGTALDNDVLVRIGVIVSILVPSDSMWRLASYLVQPRIAVNFMGPTPFGTTVPPSGLAVWYSIGYTVVMLCLAMLRFQRRDL; from the coding sequence ATGAGCAAGGCGCTCGTCATCGCACGGTTGACCTTCCGAGAGGGATTGCGGAAGAAGCTGGTCCTCGGCGTCGTGCTCCTGAGTGTACTGTTCGCTGCCCTCTACGTCTGGGGCTTCCATCTCTTCGTTCAAGACTGGCGTGCGATGGAGGCACGGCGAGCAGCGAGTGGAACGAGAACCGTGTTTCCTTACGAAGTCTTCGCGAGTGCCATGGTACTGCTCGGACTCTGGACCGTGAACTTTCTCGCTGGCGTCATGACCATCTTCGCCTCGGTCGGCACGATCGCCAGCGAGATCGAGCAGGGAACGCTCCACGCCATCGTGTCCAAGCCGATCCGGCGCTGGGAGATCGTTCTCGGCAAATGGCTCGGCTATGCGACGATGCTCGCTGTGTACATCGGCGTGATGGTTGCCATCGTCGTCCTCGCTGCCCGCCTGATCGGCGACTACACGCCGCCGAATGTGCTGCGAGCGTATGGCCTCATCCTGCTCGTCGCGCTCATCCTGCTCAGTCTCACCCTGCTCGGCAGCACGCTCTTCTCGACAGTCGCCAATGGCGTGATCGTCTTCATGCTCTATGGGATGGCGATCACCGGTGGTCTCGTCGAGCAGATCGGCACCGCGCTCGACAACGACGTGCTCGTCCGCATCGGCGTGATCGTCTCCATTCTCGTCCCGAGCGACAGCATGTGGCGGCTGGCGAGCTACCTCGTCCAACCGCGGATCGCGGTCAACTTCATGGGTCCCACACCGTTCGGAACCACCGTCCCCCCGAGCGGGCTCGCAGTCTGGTACAGCATTGGCTATACCGTGGTCATGCTGTGCCTGGCCATGCTGCGGTTCCAGCGACGCGATCTTTAG
- a CDS encoding MBL fold metallo-hydrolase → MDVEIVTLPCGPLETNPYLLIADRRALLIDAPPDSCLPVLDQLEHRNARLERIVITHTHWDHIVDAAKLRRETGAPIVAHPFAVPRLEQPRPLLGELPFAIEPAPPDELVQDGDTLDFTPLRFRIIHTPGHTPEQISLYEPSRGWLFGGDTLFPGGYGRVDLPGSSMDETIRTLSRLLELPDEVVVFPGHGPTTTIGRERPWIEQLVGAADR, encoded by the coding sequence GTGGACGTCGAGATCGTCACCCTGCCATGTGGCCCGCTGGAGACGAACCCCTACCTCCTCATCGCTGATCGTCGGGCGCTCTTGATCGATGCACCGCCCGATTCGTGTCTGCCTGTCCTAGACCAGCTCGAACACCGGAACGCACGACTCGAGCGGATCGTCATCACGCACACGCACTGGGATCATATCGTCGATGCCGCCAAGCTCCGGCGCGAGACTGGCGCGCCCATCGTGGCGCATCCCTTCGCAGTTCCCCGGCTCGAACAGCCCCGGCCCCTCCTCGGCGAGCTCCCGTTCGCCATCGAACCAGCCCCGCCGGACGAGCTGGTGCAGGACGGTGACACGCTCGACTTCACGCCGCTGCGCTTCCGCATCATTCACACGCCTGGCCACACACCGGAGCAGATCTCGCTATACGAACCGTCACGCGGCTGGCTCTTCGGCGGCGATACGCTGTTTCCTGGTGGGTACGGTCGAGTGGATCTCCCCGGCTCGAGCATGGACGAGACGATCCGGACACTCAGCCGCCTGCTGGAGCTCCCTGACGAGGTCGTTGTCTTTCCCGGCCATGGCCCGACGACCACCATCGGCCGCGAACGCCCCTGGATCGAGCAGCTGGTCGGTGCAGCGGACAGGTAG
- a CDS encoding M16 family metallopeptidase, producing MEYEKTQLPNGIRVVTSRMAHVRSATVIVYVGVGSRYESDQMAGISHFLEHMLFKGTARRPDPVLISEAIEGVGGIMNASTGREHTDYWVKVPSQHLELAFDVLADMLQHSLFDPTELEKERHVIVEEIRGIRDTPDDYVHDLVDQALWAGHPIGRPIIGSEETVQAITREELLAYLAQHYRADRLVVAAAGDLTHGQVVEFVERYFGDLAPGGPADPHPARLDDARPGVRILARPTEQAHLCVALPALPYRDERRFVQGMLDAVLSSGMSSRLFKEIRERQGLAYEVYGYVREYADVGQAVIYTGTDIERAERALRAVRGELDKLVREPVPVDELERTKELRVGRIVMGLEDSRAVAGWIGGQELAFGEVLTPEEVIARIRAVTSEEIQALAQELFRPERFALAAIGPFEDGERLLTVVREA from the coding sequence ATGGAATACGAGAAGACACAGCTTCCTAACGGCATACGCGTCGTCACGAGCCGGATGGCACACGTGCGTTCGGCGACGGTCATCGTGTACGTAGGGGTGGGATCGCGGTACGAGAGCGACCAGATGGCCGGCATTTCCCATTTTCTCGAGCACATGCTCTTCAAGGGAACAGCGCGCCGGCCCGATCCGGTCCTGATCAGCGAGGCGATCGAGGGGGTGGGTGGCATCATGAATGCCTCGACGGGCCGGGAACACACCGATTACTGGGTGAAGGTGCCGAGCCAGCATCTGGAGCTGGCGTTCGATGTCCTCGCCGACATGCTGCAGCATTCGCTCTTCGATCCCACCGAATTGGAGAAAGAGCGGCACGTGATCGTCGAGGAGATCCGCGGCATCCGCGATACGCCGGACGACTACGTCCACGATCTCGTCGATCAGGCACTGTGGGCCGGCCATCCGATCGGTCGACCGATCATCGGCTCCGAGGAGACCGTGCAGGCGATCACGCGGGAGGAGCTGCTCGCCTATCTCGCGCAGCATTACCGGGCGGATCGGTTGGTCGTGGCGGCGGCAGGTGACCTGACGCACGGGCAGGTCGTCGAGTTCGTCGAGCGGTACTTCGGGGACCTGGCGCCGGGTGGGCCAGCCGATCCGCATCCGGCGCGTCTGGACGATGCCCGACCGGGCGTCCGAATCCTGGCGCGGCCGACCGAGCAGGCGCACCTCTGTGTGGCCTTGCCGGCACTCCCGTACCGGGACGAGCGACGGTTCGTGCAAGGCATGCTCGATGCGGTGCTGAGTTCCGGTATGAGCTCGCGGTTGTTCAAGGAGATTCGCGAGCGGCAAGGGCTAGCCTACGAGGTCTATGGCTACGTGCGCGAGTACGCCGATGTCGGCCAGGCGGTGATCTATACCGGGACGGACATCGAGCGGGCGGAGCGGGCGTTGCGCGCCGTACGGGGAGAGCTGGACAAGCTGGTGCGCGAGCCGGTACCGGTGGACGAGCTGGAGCGGACGAAAGAGCTGCGGGTCGGGCGGATCGTCATGGGGCTGGAAGACAGCCGGGCGGTCGCGGGCTGGATCGGCGGTCAGGAACTCGCCTTCGGCGAAGTGCTGACGCCGGAAGAGGTGATCGCCCGTATCCGGGCGGTGACCAGCGAGGAGATCCAGGCGCTCGCCCAGGAGCTGTTCCGGCCCGAGCGCTTCGCGCTGGCGGCGATCGGCCCGTTCGAGGACGGTGAGCGACTGCTCACGGTCGTGCGCGAGGCGTAG
- a CDS encoding CinA family protein translates to MPEHPLAREVYEILTQRQLTLATAESCTGGLIGHLVTTVPGSSAYYLGGVIAYSNRVKETFLGVPAEVLRTVGAVSRECAEAMARGARERFGSDYAVATTGIAGPSGGTPSKPVGLVYVACAGPHGVTVEEYRFVGTRWENIEQAAEAALRLLLKAVRE, encoded by the coding sequence GTGCCGGAACACCCGCTTGCCCGCGAGGTCTACGAGATCTTGACGCAGCGTCAGCTCACGCTGGCGACAGCTGAGTCGTGCACTGGTGGGCTGATCGGGCACCTGGTGACGACCGTACCGGGGAGCAGCGCGTACTACCTCGGCGGGGTCATCGCCTACAGCAATCGTGTCAAGGAGACATTCCTGGGTGTTCCTGCCGAGGTGCTCCGTACCGTTGGCGCGGTCAGTCGCGAATGCGCCGAGGCCATGGCGCGCGGCGCGCGCGAGCGCTTCGGTAGCGACTACGCCGTTGCCACGACCGGCATCGCTGGGCCGAGTGGTGGGACACCGAGCAAACCGGTCGGGCTGGTCTACGTTGCGTGTGCCGGCCCGCATGGGGTGACAGTCGAAGAGTACCGGTTCGTGGGGACACGCTGGGAAAACATCGAGCAGGCGGCCGAAGCGGCGCTGCGGTTGCTGCTGAAAGCCGTCCGCGAGTGA